A portion of the Streptomyces coeruleoprunus genome contains these proteins:
- a CDS encoding peptidylprolyl isomerase, which yields MVSSDQRRRQLAREKYLRQQQRREEAHKKAKRRNAIIASSLAVVLAAGAAAYASVGLADGDKDSGNAASDAVTPTPSEPTSSPEPKPAIDAKAKYTMSLKTSQGDISIAMDAAKTPRTVNSFKHLADKKYFDGTKCHRLTTDGIFVLQCGDPSGDGTGGPGYNIPDENLTALGKAGADGKVTFPAGTVAMANTGQPGTGGSQFFLVHKDTKLPPTYTPFGTMDAAGLKAVQEIAKGGVEGGAPDGAPKKAVTIEKATVSKK from the coding sequence GTGGTCAGCAGCGATCAGCGGCGGCGGCAGCTCGCCCGGGAGAAGTACCTGCGGCAGCAGCAGCGCCGTGAGGAGGCGCACAAGAAGGCCAAGCGCCGCAACGCGATCATCGCGTCGTCGCTGGCCGTGGTGCTCGCCGCGGGCGCGGCCGCGTACGCCTCGGTCGGCCTGGCCGACGGGGACAAGGACAGCGGCAACGCCGCGTCGGACGCGGTCACCCCCACGCCGAGCGAGCCGACGTCCTCCCCGGAGCCGAAGCCGGCGATCGACGCCAAGGCGAAGTACACGATGTCGCTGAAGACCAGCCAGGGCGACATCTCGATCGCGATGGACGCCGCGAAGACGCCGCGCACGGTGAATTCGTTCAAGCACCTCGCCGACAAGAAGTACTTCGACGGGACGAAGTGCCACCGGCTCACCACAGACGGGATCTTCGTGCTCCAGTGCGGCGACCCGAGCGGCGACGGCACGGGCGGCCCCGGCTACAACATCCCGGACGAGAACCTGACGGCGCTGGGCAAGGCGGGCGCCGACGGCAAGGTCACCTTCCCCGCGGGGACCGTGGCCATGGCCAACACCGGTCAGCCGGGCACGGGCGGAAGCCAGTTCTTCCTCGTCCACAAGGACACCAAGCTGCCCCCGACGTACACGCCGTTCGGCACGATGGACGCGGCGGGCCTGAAGGCCGTCCAGGAGATCGCCAAGGGCGGGGTCGAGGGCGGTGCCCCGGACGGTGCCCCCAAGAAGGCCGTCACCATCGAAAAGGCCACGGTCAGCAAGAAGTGA
- a CDS encoding DUF349 domain-containing protein → MSSDPWGRVDETGTVYVRTADGEKVVGSWQAGTPEEALAYFERKYEGLVVEIGLLEKRVKTTDLSAKDAMAAIDHIRQQVDEHHAVGDLDALRVRLDKLVESVEAQREERKAQKAKQADEARRAKEALVEEAEQLAQSEQWRAAGERLRALVDTWKGLPRLDRKSDDELWHRFSHARSAFSKRRKAHFAALDAQREEARRIKERLVAEAESLSNSTDWGATAARYRELMADWKAAGRAQREYEDDLWNRFRGAQDVFFAARGAVFAERDAEQNENLKLKEELAAEAEKLVPVTDLKAARAAFRAINERWEAIGHVPRDARPRVEGRMHAVERAIQEAEEAEWRRTNPEARARAAGLTGQLQEAVDKLRKQIDAARAAGNDAKADKLARELEGRQALLDQALKGLQEFGG, encoded by the coding sequence GTGAGCAGCGACCCGTGGGGCCGCGTCGACGAGACGGGCACCGTGTACGTGCGTACAGCCGACGGCGAGAAGGTCGTCGGATCGTGGCAGGCCGGCACTCCCGAGGAGGCCCTGGCCTACTTCGAGCGCAAGTACGAGGGCTTGGTTGTCGAGATCGGCCTCCTCGAGAAGCGGGTGAAGACGACCGATCTGTCGGCCAAGGACGCGATGGCCGCGATCGACCACATCCGCCAGCAGGTCGACGAGCACCACGCCGTCGGCGATCTGGACGCGCTGCGGGTGCGCCTCGACAAGCTGGTCGAGTCGGTCGAGGCGCAGCGCGAGGAGCGCAAGGCGCAGAAGGCCAAGCAGGCCGACGAGGCGCGGCGCGCCAAGGAGGCGCTGGTCGAGGAGGCCGAGCAGCTGGCGCAGAGCGAGCAGTGGCGGGCCGCGGGTGAGCGGCTGCGGGCGCTCGTGGACACCTGGAAGGGCCTGCCGAGGCTGGACCGGAAGTCCGACGACGAGCTGTGGCACCGCTTCTCGCACGCGCGGTCGGCGTTCTCCAAGCGGCGCAAGGCGCACTTCGCGGCGCTCGACGCGCAGCGCGAGGAAGCCCGGCGGATCAAGGAGCGGCTGGTCGCCGAGGCGGAGTCGCTGTCGAACTCCACCGACTGGGGCGCGACGGCCGCGCGCTACCGCGAGCTGATGGCGGACTGGAAGGCGGCCGGCCGTGCGCAGCGCGAGTACGAGGACGACCTGTGGAACCGTTTCCGCGGTGCCCAGGACGTGTTCTTCGCGGCGCGCGGCGCGGTGTTCGCCGAGCGGGACGCCGAGCAGAACGAGAACCTCAAGCTGAAGGAGGAGCTCGCCGCCGAGGCCGAGAAGCTGGTGCCGGTGACGGACCTGAAGGCCGCGCGTGCGGCGTTCCGGGCCATCAACGAGCGCTGGGAGGCCATCGGCCACGTCCCGCGGGACGCGCGGCCGAGGGTCGAGGGCCGGATGCACGCGGTGGAGCGGGCGATCCAGGAGGCCGAGGAGGCCGAGTGGCGCCGGACGAACCCGGAGGCGCGGGCGCGTGCCGCGGGTCTGACGGGTCAGCTCCAGGAGGCCGTGGACAAGCTGCGCAAGCAGATCGACGCGGCCCGGGCCGCGGGCAACGACGCGAAGGCCGACAAGCTCGCGCGTGAGCTGGAGGGCCGGCAGGCGCTGCTGGACCAGGCGCTGAAGGGTCTGCAGGAGTTCGGCGGCTGA
- a CDS encoding vitamin K epoxide reductase family protein: MTTTSAEDEVREDSRAIGASRAFAWMLVVTGAAGLLAAWVITLDKFKLLEDPNFTPGCSLNPVVSCGNIMKSEQASVFGFPNPMLGLVTYGMVVAIGVGLLAGARYRRWYWLGLNSGTLFGVGFCTWLMQQSLYEINALCLWCCLAWLATIVMFWYVTSHNVRRGVLPAPGWLRGFFDEFTWVLPVLHIGIIGMLILTRWWDFWTS, translated from the coding sequence ATGACGACGACTTCAGCTGAGGACGAGGTGCGCGAAGACTCCCGCGCCATCGGTGCGAGCCGGGCGTTCGCATGGATGCTGGTCGTCACCGGAGCGGCCGGGCTGCTCGCCGCGTGGGTCATCACGCTCGACAAGTTCAAGCTGCTGGAGGACCCGAACTTCACCCCGGGGTGCAGCCTCAACCCCGTGGTGTCCTGCGGCAACATCATGAAGAGCGAGCAGGCCTCGGTGTTCGGCTTCCCGAACCCGATGCTGGGGCTCGTCACGTACGGCATGGTCGTCGCGATCGGTGTCGGCCTGCTGGCCGGCGCGCGCTACCGCCGCTGGTACTGGCTCGGCCTCAACTCCGGCACGCTGTTCGGCGTGGGCTTCTGCACCTGGCTGATGCAGCAGTCGCTGTACGAGATCAACGCGCTGTGCCTGTGGTGCTGCCTCGCCTGGCTCGCGACGATCGTCATGTTCTGGTACGTGACCTCGCACAACGTCCGCCGCGGCGTCCTGCCCGCGCCCGGCTGGCTGCGCGGCTTTTTCGACGAGTTCACGTGGGTCCTTCCGGTCCTGCACATCGGGATCATCGGCATGCTGATCCTCACGCGCTGGTGGGACTTCTGGACCAGCTGA
- a CDS encoding replication-associated recombination protein A has protein sequence MEPDLFTAAAEERQEKEPSSTPLAVRMRPRTLDEVVGQQHLLKPGSPLRRLVGEGNGGPAGSSSVILWGPPGIGKTTLAYVVSKATNKRFVELSAITAGVKEVRAVIDGARRAAGGFGKETVLFLDEIHRFSKAQQDSLLPAVENRWVTLIAATTENPYFSVISPLLSRSLLLTLEPLTDDDLRGLLKRALTEERGLAGAVSLPSDAEAHLLRIAGGDARRALTALEAAAGAAIDKGEAEITLATLEETVDRAAVKYDRDGDQHYDVASALIKSIRGSDVDAALHYLARMIEAGEDPRFIARRLMISASEDIGLADPTALPLAVAAAQAVAMIGFPEAALTLSHATIALALAPKSNAATTAIQAAQADVRGGLAGPVPPHLRDGHYKGAAKLGHAQGYVYPHDVPGGIAAQQYAPDAIHGRRYYEPTRYGAEARYADVVERVRERLRGEARPSDGKASEG, from the coding sequence GTGGAGCCCGACCTCTTTACCGCCGCCGCCGAAGAACGCCAGGAGAAGGAGCCGTCCAGCACGCCCCTGGCGGTCCGGATGCGCCCCCGCACGCTCGACGAAGTCGTCGGACAGCAGCATCTGCTGAAGCCCGGCTCCCCGCTGCGCCGCCTGGTGGGCGAGGGCAACGGCGGCCCCGCCGGCTCCTCCTCGGTGATCCTCTGGGGCCCCCCGGGCATCGGCAAGACGACCCTGGCGTACGTGGTCTCCAAGGCGACCAACAAGCGGTTCGTGGAGCTGTCCGCGATCACCGCGGGCGTCAAGGAGGTCCGCGCGGTCATCGACGGGGCCCGGCGCGCGGCCGGCGGCTTCGGCAAGGAGACCGTGCTCTTCCTGGACGAGATCCACCGGTTCAGCAAGGCCCAGCAGGACTCGCTGCTGCCCGCCGTGGAGAACCGCTGGGTGACGCTGATCGCGGCGACGACGGAGAACCCCTACTTCTCGGTGATCTCGCCGCTGCTGTCCCGCTCGCTGCTGCTCACGCTGGAGCCGTTGACCGACGACGACCTGCGCGGGCTGCTGAAGCGGGCGCTGACCGAGGAGCGCGGTCTGGCCGGTGCGGTCTCGCTGCCGTCGGACGCCGAGGCGCATCTGCTGCGCATCGCCGGCGGCGACGCCCGGCGGGCGCTGACCGCGCTGGAGGCGGCGGCGGGCGCGGCCATCGACAAGGGCGAGGCGGAGATCACGCTGGCCACCCTGGAGGAGACCGTCGACCGTGCGGCGGTGAAGTACGACCGGGACGGCGACCAGCACTACGACGTGGCCAGCGCGCTGATCAAGTCGATCCGGGGCTCGGACGTGGACGCGGCGCTGCACTACCTGGCGCGGATGATCGAGGCGGGGGAGGACCCGCGGTTCATCGCGCGCAGGCTGATGATCTCCGCGAGCGAGGACATCGGCCTGGCCGACCCGACCGCGCTGCCGCTCGCCGTGGCGGCGGCCCAGGCGGTCGCGATGATCGGCTTCCCGGAGGCGGCGCTGACCCTGAGCCACGCCACGATCGCCCTGGCCCTGGCCCCGAAGTCGAACGCGGCGACGACCGCGATCCAGGCGGCCCAGGCCGACGTGCGCGGCGGACTGGCCGGGCCGGTCCCGCCCCATCTGCGCGACGGCCACTACAAGGGCGCGGCCAAGCTGGGGCACGCGCAGGGGTACGTGTACCCGCACGACGTCCCGGGCGGGATCGCCGCCCAGCAGTACGCACCGGACGCCATCCACGGCAGGCGCTACTACGAGCCGACCCGCTACGGCGCGGAGGCGCGGTACGCCGACGTGGTGGAGCGGGTCCGCGAACGGCTCCGTGGCGAGGCGCGCCCGTCGGACGGCAAGGCCTCCGAGGGCTGA
- the secF gene encoding protein translocase subunit SecF has translation MSRLGNLGARLYRGEVGYDFVAKRKLWYGISILITITAIVGLAVRGLNMGIEFKGGAVFTTPSTSVSAAKAEEIAEDAAGHDAIVQKLGTGGLRIQVSSLDTQQADRIGNEIAESLDIPARQITNELVGPSWGEQIANKAWTGLGVFMILVVIYLAIAFEWRMALAALIALVHDLTITVGIYSLVGFEVTPGTVIGLLTILGYSLYDTVVVFDGLKESSKDITKQTRYTYSEIANRSLNGTLVRSINTTVVALLPVAGLLFIGGGFLGAGMLNDISLSLFVGLAAGAYSSIFIATPLVADLKEREPQMKALKKRVLAKRAAAEAKGLSADDADGADEAALPGATATAGAVVGGQRGRRGRSTGSNR, from the coding sequence ATGTCGCGACTCGGAAATCTCGGCGCCCGTCTCTACCGCGGTGAGGTCGGCTACGACTTCGTCGCCAAGCGGAAGCTCTGGTACGGGATCTCGATCCTGATCACCATCACCGCCATCGTCGGCCTGGCCGTGCGCGGCCTGAACATGGGCATCGAGTTCAAGGGCGGCGCCGTCTTCACGACGCCCAGCACCTCCGTCTCCGCCGCCAAGGCCGAGGAGATCGCGGAGGACGCCGCGGGCCACGACGCGATCGTCCAGAAGCTCGGCACCGGCGGTCTGCGCATCCAGGTCAGCAGCCTGGACACCCAGCAGGCCGACCGGATCGGCAACGAGATCGCCGAGAGCCTGGACATCCCGGCCCGGCAGATCACCAACGAGCTGGTCGGCCCCAGCTGGGGCGAGCAGATCGCCAACAAGGCCTGGACCGGCCTCGGCGTCTTCATGATCCTCGTGGTGATCTACCTGGCGATCGCCTTCGAGTGGCGCATGGCGCTCGCCGCGCTCATCGCCCTCGTCCACGACCTCACCATCACCGTCGGCATCTACTCGCTCGTCGGCTTCGAGGTCACCCCGGGCACCGTGATCGGTCTGCTCACCATCCTCGGTTACTCCCTCTACGACACCGTCGTCGTCTTCGACGGCCTGAAGGAGAGCTCGAAGGACATCACCAAGCAGACCCGCTACACCTACAGCGAGATCGCCAACCGCAGCCTCAACGGCACCCTGGTGCGGTCCATCAACACCACCGTCGTGGCGCTGCTGCCGGTGGCCGGCCTGCTCTTCATCGGCGGCGGCTTCCTCGGCGCAGGCATGCTCAACGACATCTCGCTGTCGCTGTTCGTCGGCCTCGCCGCCGGTGCCTACTCGTCGATCTTCATCGCCACGCCGCTCGTCGCCGACCTCAAGGAGCGCGAGCCGCAGATGAAGGCCCTCAAGAAGCGCGTCCTCGCCAAGCGGGCCGCCGCCGAGGCCAAGGGCCTCTCGGCGGACGACGCCGACGGCGCGGACGAGGCGGCCCTGCCCGGGGCCACCGCGACCGCCGGAGCCGTCGTCGGCGGCCAGCGCGGCCGCCGCGGCCGCTCCACCGGGAGCAACCGATGA
- a CDS encoding adenine phosphoribosyltransferase translates to MTVDTRELLLSRIRDVPDHPKPGVMFKDITPLLADPVAFAALTGAFAELCVRHGATKIVGLEARGFILAAPVAVSAQVGFVPVRKAGKLPGATLRQAYELEYGTAEIEIHAEDLTPGDRVLVIDDVLATGGTAEASLELIRRAGADVAGVAVLMELAFLDGRARLEQALRGAPLEALITV, encoded by the coding sequence ATGACCGTCGACACCCGGGAGCTGCTGCTCAGCCGGATCCGCGACGTCCCCGACCACCCCAAGCCGGGCGTCATGTTCAAGGACATCACGCCGCTGCTCGCCGACCCGGTGGCGTTCGCCGCGCTCACCGGCGCCTTCGCCGAGCTGTGCGTACGGCACGGGGCGACGAAGATCGTCGGCCTGGAGGCGCGCGGGTTCATCCTCGCCGCCCCGGTCGCCGTCTCGGCACAGGTCGGATTCGTGCCCGTCCGCAAGGCGGGCAAGCTCCCCGGCGCCACGCTCCGCCAGGCGTACGAGCTGGAGTACGGCACGGCCGAGATCGAGATCCACGCCGAGGACCTGACGCCGGGCGACCGCGTCCTGGTCATCGACGACGTCCTCGCCACCGGCGGCACCGCCGAGGCCTCGCTGGAGCTGATCCGGCGGGCCGGGGCCGACGTCGCGGGCGTCGCCGTGCTCATGGAGCTGGCCTTCCTCGACGGCCGCGCCCGCCTCGAGCAGGCCCTGCGCGGCGCCCCGCTGGAGGCGCTGATCACGGTCTGA
- a CDS encoding bifunctional (p)ppGpp synthetase/guanosine-3',5'-bis(diphosphate) 3'-pyrophosphohydrolase — MPDEAQPLSAANPDQRADKAAAAPTTPPDTGAAPEPAPAVPPRAAHPAPVSAPKPAPPAPARAGGSSNRVRARLARLGVQRSSPYNPVLEPLLRIVRSNDPKIETATLRQIEHAYQVAERWHRGQKRKSGDPYITHPLAVTTILAELGMDPATLMAGLLHDTVEDTEYGLEDLRREFGDQVALLVDGVTKLDKVKFGEAAQAETVRKMVVAMAKDPRVLVIKLADRLHNMRTMRYLKREKQEKKARETLEIYAPLAHRLGMNTIKWELEDLAFAILYPKMYDEIVRLVAERAPKRDEYLAIVTDEVQSDLRAARIKATVTGRPKHYYSVYQKMIVRGRDFAEIYDLVGIRVLVDTVRDCYAALGTVHARWNPVPGRFKDYIAMPKFNMYQSLHTTVIGPGGKPVELQIRTFDMHRRAEYGIAAHWKYKQDAVAGASKVRTDTPRAGGKDKDAINDMAWLRQLLDWQKETEDPSEFLESLRFDLSRNEVFVFTPKGDVIALPAGATPVDFAYAVHTEVGHRTIGARVNGRLVPLESTLDNGDLVEVFTSKAAGAGPSRDWLGFVKSPRARNKIRAWFSKERRDEAIEQGKDAIARAMRKQNLPIQRILTGDSLVTLAHEMRYPDISSLYAAIGEGHVAAQGVVQKLVQALGGEEAATEDIAESAPPARGRGKRRTKADPGVVVKGVEDVWVKLARCCTPVPGDPIIGFVTRGSGVSVHRADCVNVDSLSQQPERILDVEWAPTQSSVFLVAIQVEALDRSRLLSDVTRVLSDQHVNILSAAVQTSRDRVATSRFTFEMGDPKHLGHVLKAVRGVEGVYDVYRVTSARRP; from the coding sequence TTGCCAGACGAGGCCCAGCCACTCTCCGCCGCGAACCCCGATCAGCGGGCCGACAAGGCCGCGGCGGCCCCCACCACGCCGCCGGACACCGGCGCGGCCCCCGAGCCGGCCCCCGCGGTGCCGCCCCGCGCCGCCCACCCGGCCCCCGTCTCGGCGCCCAAGCCCGCGCCGCCCGCCCCGGCCCGCGCCGGCGGCTCGTCCAACCGCGTGCGCGCCCGCCTCGCGCGCCTCGGCGTGCAGCGCTCATCGCCGTACAACCCGGTCCTGGAGCCCCTGCTCCGCATCGTCCGCAGCAACGACCCGAAGATCGAGACGGCGACCCTCCGCCAGATCGAGCACGCGTACCAGGTCGCCGAGCGCTGGCACCGCGGCCAGAAGCGCAAGAGCGGCGACCCGTACATCACGCACCCGCTCGCCGTCACCACCATCCTCGCCGAGCTGGGCATGGACCCGGCCACGCTCATGGCGGGCCTCCTCCACGACACCGTCGAGGACACCGAGTACGGACTGGAGGACCTGCGCAGGGAGTTCGGCGACCAGGTCGCCCTCCTCGTCGACGGCGTCACCAAGCTCGACAAGGTCAAATTCGGCGAGGCCGCCCAGGCCGAGACCGTCCGCAAGATGGTCGTCGCCATGGCCAAGGACCCCCGCGTCCTCGTCATCAAGCTCGCGGACCGCCTGCACAACATGCGCACCATGCGCTACCTCAAGCGGGAGAAGCAGGAGAAGAAGGCCCGCGAGACGCTGGAGATCTACGCGCCGCTCGCCCACCGCCTGGGCATGAACACCATCAAGTGGGAGCTGGAGGACCTGGCCTTCGCCATCCTCTACCCCAAGATGTACGACGAGATCGTCCGGCTCGTCGCCGAGCGGGCGCCCAAGCGCGACGAGTACCTGGCCATAGTGACCGACGAGGTCCAGTCCGACCTGCGGGCCGCCCGGATCAAGGCCACCGTCACCGGCCGCCCCAAGCACTACTACAGCGTCTACCAGAAGATGATCGTCCGCGGCCGTGACTTCGCGGAGATCTACGACCTGGTGGGCATCCGCGTCCTCGTCGACACGGTCCGCGACTGCTACGCCGCCCTCGGCACCGTCCACGCGCGATGGAACCCGGTCCCCGGCCGGTTCAAGGACTACATCGCGATGCCGAAGTTCAACATGTACCAGTCGCTCCACACGACGGTCATCGGCCCGGGCGGCAAGCCCGTCGAACTCCAGATCCGCACGTTCGACATGCACCGCCGCGCCGAGTACGGCATCGCCGCGCACTGGAAGTACAAGCAGGACGCCGTCGCCGGCGCCTCCAAGGTGCGCACGGACACGCCCAGGGCCGGCGGCAAGGACAAGGACGCCATCAACGACATGGCGTGGCTGCGGCAGCTGCTGGACTGGCAGAAGGAGACGGAGGACCCCAGCGAGTTCCTGGAGTCCCTGCGCTTCGACCTGTCCCGCAACGAGGTCTTCGTCTTCACCCCCAAGGGCGATGTCATAGCGCTCCCCGCCGGGGCCACCCCCGTCGACTTCGCCTACGCCGTCCACACCGAGGTCGGCCACCGCACCATAGGGGCCCGGGTCAACGGCCGCCTCGTCCCGCTCGAGTCGACCCTCGACAACGGCGACCTGGTCGAGGTGTTCACCTCCAAGGCCGCCGGCGCCGGCCCGTCCCGCGACTGGCTCGGCTTCGTCAAGTCGCCGCGCGCCCGCAACAAGATCCGCGCCTGGTTCTCCAAGGAGCGCCGCGACGAGGCGATCGAGCAGGGCAAGGACGCCATCGCCCGCGCGATGCGCAAGCAGAACCTGCCGATCCAGCGCATCCTCACCGGCGACTCCCTGGTCACCCTCGCGCACGAGATGCGCTACCCCGACATCTCGTCGCTGTACGCGGCGATCGGCGAGGGACATGTCGCCGCCCAGGGCGTCGTGCAGAAGCTCGTGCAGGCCCTCGGCGGCGAGGAGGCCGCGACCGAGGACATCGCCGAGTCGGCGCCGCCCGCCCGCGGCCGCGGCAAGCGCCGTACCAAGGCCGACCCGGGCGTCGTCGTCAAGGGCGTCGAGGACGTGTGGGTCAAGCTGGCCCGCTGCTGCACGCCCGTGCCCGGCGACCCGATCATCGGGTTCGTCACGCGCGGCAGCGGCGTATCGGTTCACCGCGCCGACTGCGTCAACGTCGACTCGCTGTCGCAGCAGCCCGAGCGGATCCTCGACGTGGAATGGGCCCCCACCCAGTCGTCGGTCTTCCTCGTCGCCATCCAGGTCGAGGCCCTGGACCGCTCCCGGCTCCTGTCGGACGTCACCCGCGTCCTGTCCGACCAGCACGTCAACATCCTGTCGGCGGCCGTCCAGACGTCCCGCGACCGGGTGGCCACCTCCCGCTTCACCTTCGAGATGGGCGACCCCAAGCACCTGGGCCACGTCCTGAAGGCCGTCAGGGGCGTGGAGGGCGTCTACGACGTGTACCGCGTGACCTCGGCCCGCAGGCCGTAG
- the hisS gene encoding histidine--tRNA ligase produces the protein MSTFQAPKGTYDLLPPDSATYLAVREAIAAPLKKSGYGYVETPGFENVELFARGVGESTDIVTKEMYTLTTKGGDELALRPEGTASVLRAALEANLHKAGNLPVKLWYSGSYYRYERPQKGRYRHFSQVGAEAIGAEDPALDAELIILADQAYRSLGLSDFRILLNSLGDKECRPVYRDALQGFLRGLDLDEDTRRRIDINPLRVLDDKRAEVQKQLVGAPMLRDYLCDACKAYHEEVRGLLQAAGVAFEDDEKLVRGLDYYTRTTFEFVHDGLGAQSAVGGGGRYDGLSEMIGGPALPSVGWALGVDRTVLALEAEGITLDIPASTSVYAVPLGEEARRVLFGVVTELRRAGVATDFSFGGKGLKGAMKNANRSGARYAIVAGERDLAEGVVQLKDMESGEQEPVALDAIVATLQAKPA, from the coding sequence GTGAGTACTTTCCAGGCCCCCAAGGGCACGTACGACCTGCTTCCGCCGGACAGCGCGACGTACCTGGCGGTGCGCGAGGCGATCGCCGCGCCGCTCAAGAAGTCCGGCTACGGCTATGTCGAGACGCCCGGCTTCGAGAACGTCGAGCTGTTCGCGCGCGGTGTCGGTGAGTCCACCGACATCGTGACCAAGGAGATGTACACCCTCACCACCAAGGGCGGCGACGAACTCGCCCTGCGCCCCGAGGGAACCGCCTCCGTGCTCCGCGCGGCGCTGGAGGCCAACCTGCACAAGGCCGGCAACCTCCCGGTCAAGCTCTGGTACTCCGGCTCGTACTACCGCTACGAGCGCCCGCAGAAGGGTCGCTACAGGCACTTCTCCCAGGTCGGCGCCGAGGCGATCGGCGCGGAGGACCCCGCCCTCGACGCCGAGCTGATCATCCTCGCCGACCAGGCCTACCGCTCCCTCGGCCTGAGCGACTTCCGCATCCTGCTGAACTCGCTCGGCGACAAGGAGTGCCGCCCGGTCTACCGCGACGCCCTCCAGGGCTTCCTGCGCGGCCTCGACCTGGACGAGGACACTCGCCGCCGTATCGACATCAACCCGCTGCGGGTCCTCGACGACAAGCGCGCCGAGGTCCAGAAGCAGCTCGTGGGCGCGCCGATGCTGCGCGACTACCTGTGCGACGCCTGCAAGGCGTACCACGAGGAAGTGCGCGGGTTGCTCCAGGCGGCGGGCGTGGCCTTCGAGGACGACGAGAAGCTCGTCCGTGGCCTCGACTACTACACGCGGACGACCTTCGAGTTCGTGCACGACGGACTCGGCGCGCAGTCCGCGGTGGGCGGCGGCGGCCGCTACGACGGCCTGTCCGAGATGATCGGCGGCCCCGCGCTGCCGTCCGTCGGCTGGGCGCTGGGCGTCGACCGCACGGTCCTGGCACTGGAGGCCGAGGGCATCACGCTCGACATCCCGGCCAGCACCAGCGTGTACGCCGTCCCGCTGGGCGAGGAGGCGCGCCGCGTGCTGTTCGGCGTCGTCACCGAGCTGCGCCGGGCCGGGGTCGCCACGGACTTCTCCTTCGGCGGCAAGGGCCTGAAGGGCGCCATGAAGAACGCCAACCGCTCGGGCGCCCGGTACGCGATCGTCGCCGGTGAGCGCGACCTCGCCGAGGGCGTGGTCCAGCTCAAGGACATGGAGTCCGGCGAGCAGGAGCCGGTGGCGCTCGACGCGATCGTCGCCACGCTCCAGGCGAAGCCGGCCTGA
- a CDS encoding MBL fold metallo-hydrolase, giving the protein MLIAGFPAGAWGTNCYLVAPAAGEECVIIDPGHQAAQGVEETLKKHRLKPVAVVLTHGHIDHVASVVPVCGAHDVPAWIHPADRYMMSDPGKALGRSIGMPLLGELTVGEPDDVRELTDGARLELAGLEFSVAHAPGHTKGSVTFRMPEAADVPSVFFSGDLLFAGSIGRTDLPGGDMDEMLASLARVCLPLDDSTVVLSGHGPQTTIGRERATNPYLREVAAGLGSPAAPRRGM; this is encoded by the coding sequence GTGCTCATTGCCGGGTTCCCCGCCGGGGCCTGGGGGACCAACTGCTACCTGGTCGCCCCCGCCGCCGGCGAGGAGTGCGTGATCATCGACCCGGGCCACCAGGCCGCCCAGGGAGTCGAGGAGACGCTCAAGAAGCATCGGCTCAAGCCCGTGGCCGTCGTGCTCACCCACGGCCACATCGACCATGTCGCGTCCGTCGTCCCGGTCTGCGGAGCCCATGACGTGCCCGCCTGGATCCACCCCGCCGACCGGTACATGATGAGCGACCCCGGGAAGGCCCTCGGCCGCTCCATCGGGATGCCGCTGCTGGGGGAGCTGACCGTGGGGGAGCCGGACGACGTCCGGGAGCTGACCGACGGCGCCCGCCTCGAGCTGGCCGGTCTGGAGTTCTCTGTCGCGCACGCGCCCGGCCATACCAAGGGGTCGGTGACCTTCAGGATGCCCGAGGCCGCGGACGTGCCGTCCGTGTTCTTCTCGGGCGACCTGCTCTTCGCCGGCTCCATCGGACGCACCGACCTGCCCGGCGGTGACATGGACGAGATGCTCGCGTCGCTGGCCCGCGTGTGCCTGCCGCTCGACGACTCGACCGTGGTGCTGTCCGGCCACGGCCCCCAGACGACCATCGGCCGCGAGCGCGCCACCAACCCGTACCTGCGGGAGGTGGCCGCCGGCCTCGGGAGCCCCGCGGCTCCCCGACGAGGAATGTGA